The Desulfuromonas versatilis genome has a segment encoding these proteins:
- a CDS encoding arginyltransferase, producing MKLLQTTQLDEPSPCPYLPGRQKRYEYFLGAGLSAEELGRLLAEGWRKFGLYYFRVRCEGCFQCIPLRVPVADFVPSRSQRRVLAAGRALQISFGPLSYDPRAFEIYRDHSRERFGDEVALDDFLYNFYLPSCPCLQSEIHLDGKMIGIGFLDRGADCLSSVYFCFDPRYAHLNLGTFSALQEIAHARSQGLDYYYLGYYVPGCGRMAYKDRFRPREHFDWSSRLWIPAAGC from the coding sequence ATGAAACTGCTGCAGACAACCCAGCTCGACGAGCCCTCCCCCTGCCCCTATCTGCCCGGGAGGCAAAAGCGTTACGAATATTTCCTCGGCGCCGGGCTGAGCGCCGAGGAACTGGGGCGGCTGCTGGCCGAGGGGTGGCGCAAGTTCGGGCTCTACTATTTTCGGGTCCGCTGCGAGGGCTGCTTCCAGTGCATCCCCCTGCGGGTGCCGGTGGCGGACTTCGTCCCTTCGCGCAGCCAGCGCCGCGTGCTGGCCGCGGGTCGCGCGCTGCAGATCAGCTTCGGCCCCTTGAGCTACGATCCGCGGGCCTTCGAAATCTACCGCGACCACTCCCGGGAGCGCTTCGGCGACGAAGTCGCCCTCGATGACTTTCTCTACAATTTCTACCTCCCTTCCTGCCCCTGCCTGCAGAGCGAGATTCACCTCGACGGCAAGATGATCGGCATCGGTTTTCTCGACCGGGGGGCCGACTGCCTGAGCAGCGTCTACTTCTGCTTCGACCCGCGCTACGCCCACCTGAACCTGGGGACCTTCAGCGCCCTGCAGGAGATCGCCCATGCCCGCAGCCAGGGCCTGGATTACTACTACCTGGGCTATTACGTCCCGGGCTGCGGGCGGATGGCCTACAAGGACCGTTTTCGCCCCCGGGAACATTTCGACTGGAGCAGTCGTCTCTGGATTCCCGCGGCCGGATGCTGA
- a CDS encoding TerC family protein, whose protein sequence is MAWISEPEAWVALATLTALEIVLGIDNIIFISILVGRLPEHQRQRARTIGLGMAMLMRIALLLSLAWVMTLTRPLFSVLGQEISGRDLILLGGGLFLLVKSTFEIHNSLEGEEHRAAAATAGFAGVLLQIAVLDIIFSLDSVITAVGMAKHLPVMIIAIVIAVGVMMLAAGAIGDFVDRHPTIKMLALSFLILVGVALVAEGLDFHIPKGYIYFAMAFSVCVEMLNLKMRKARPEPVHLRKPIPEVPGTGDKQAG, encoded by the coding sequence ATGGCCTGGATATCCGAACCCGAAGCCTGGGTGGCGCTGGCCACCCTCACTGCCCTGGAGATCGTCCTGGGCATCGACAACATCATCTTCATCTCCATCCTGGTCGGAAGGCTTCCCGAACACCAGCGGCAGAGGGCCCGCACCATCGGCCTGGGCATGGCCATGCTGATGCGCATCGCCCTGCTGTTGTCGCTGGCCTGGGTGATGACCTTGACCCGCCCCCTGTTCAGCGTTCTCGGCCAGGAGATTTCGGGGCGCGACCTGATCCTGCTCGGCGGCGGCCTGTTTCTGCTGGTCAAGAGCACCTTCGAGATCCACAACAGCCTCGAGGGTGAGGAGCACAGGGCCGCCGCGGCGACCGCGGGCTTCGCCGGGGTGCTGCTGCAGATCGCGGTGCTCGACATCATCTTCTCCCTCGACTCGGTCATCACCGCGGTGGGGATGGCCAAGCACCTGCCGGTGATGATCATCGCCATCGTCATCGCCGTCGGGGTGATGATGCTGGCTGCCGGCGCCATCGGCGACTTCGTCGATCGCCACCCGACCATCAAGATGCTGGCGCTCAGCTTTCTGATCCTGGTCGGGGTCGCCCTGGTGGCCGAGGGGCTCGACTTCCACATCCCCAAAGGGTACATCTACTTCGCCATGGCCTTCTCGGTCTGCGTGGAGATGCTTAACCTCAAGATGCGCAAGGCCCGCCCCGAACCGGTGCACCTGCGCAAGCCCATCCCGGAGGTTCCGGGCACCGGGGACAAGCAGGCAGGCTAA
- a CDS encoding L-lactate MFS transporter: MEGMQLCPFFRKNEDYCDVGCGYISPHDARMMVSHCNCRFADCSRYQELASRFPDQASGGRKRPVEEAPRDREGDAPGNSRPHPGRPVVRPFKARWPLPYQMRYVSGTYYQNSYQSKEERAMTQQQASSSRGWIVALAGTGINLALGILYTWSIFKGAISDSIKAGGPFNWDPASINDPYAVACLVFSAAMIIAGKVQDKFGPRVTCIIGGLLVGAGFVWVSQTTAYWSWIMGFGVLAGMGIGFGYSAATPPALKWFSPAKTGLIAGIVVSGFGLASVYIAPLATYLLGVHGLQQSMLYFGVAFTIVVCALAMLISNPPAGYVPAPAAKQAAKKAAPSIDFTPTQLFSQAKFYTLWVCFFIGAGAGLMVIGSAKGLAKASLGEMAFLVVAIMSIGNAAGRLVAGVVSDKLGRANTLTFMLVFQGALMFAAIPMLSGKGNPVLVTLLVTFMVFNYGTNLALFPAFAKDYWGMKNFGMNYGMLFSAWGIGAFVLVRVSEMLKVKTGGFTTSFAAAGVLLLVGAMLSLSLRTRKAEAPATVPVAQELEDEELALQKAD; encoded by the coding sequence ATGGAAGGCATGCAGCTTTGTCCCTTCTTTCGCAAAAACGAAGACTACTGCGACGTGGGGTGCGGCTATATCTCCCCCCACGATGCCAGGATGATGGTCAGCCACTGCAACTGCCGTTTTGCCGACTGCAGCAGATACCAGGAGCTGGCCTCGAGGTTTCCCGACCAGGCGAGCGGGGGCCGCAAGCGGCCGGTTGAGGAGGCTCCCCGGGACAGGGAAGGGGACGCCCCCGGAAACTCCCGTCCGCACCCCGGCCGACCGGTGGTCAGACCGTTCAAGGCCCGTTGGCCGCTCCCTTACCAAATGCGCTACGTATCGGGCACTTATTACCAGAACTCTTATCAATCCAAGGAGGAGAGAGCAATGACCCAACAACAGGCATCGAGCAGCAGAGGGTGGATCGTCGCCCTGGCAGGTACCGGCATCAATCTGGCGCTGGGCATTTTGTACACCTGGAGTATCTTCAAAGGCGCCATCTCCGACTCCATCAAGGCCGGCGGACCCTTCAACTGGGATCCCGCTTCGATCAACGACCCTTACGCCGTGGCCTGCCTGGTCTTCTCCGCCGCCATGATCATCGCCGGCAAGGTCCAGGACAAGTTCGGCCCGCGGGTCACCTGCATCATCGGCGGCCTGCTGGTCGGCGCCGGTTTCGTCTGGGTCTCCCAGACCACCGCCTACTGGTCGTGGATCATGGGCTTCGGCGTGCTGGCCGGCATGGGGATCGGCTTCGGCTATTCGGCGGCCACTCCCCCGGCGCTCAAATGGTTTTCCCCCGCCAAAACCGGCCTCATCGCCGGGATCGTGGTCTCCGGCTTCGGGCTGGCCTCGGTCTACATCGCTCCGCTGGCCACCTACCTGCTCGGCGTCCACGGCCTGCAGCAGTCGATGCTTTACTTTGGGGTCGCCTTTACCATCGTGGTCTGTGCCCTGGCGATGCTGATCAGCAACCCCCCCGCTGGGTATGTGCCGGCCCCCGCGGCCAAGCAGGCTGCCAAGAAAGCCGCTCCCTCGATCGATTTCACGCCCACCCAGCTGTTCAGCCAGGCCAAGTTCTATACCCTGTGGGTCTGCTTTTTCATCGGCGCCGGCGCCGGCCTGATGGTCATCGGCAGCGCCAAGGGCCTGGCCAAGGCCAGCCTGGGCGAGATGGCCTTCCTGGTGGTGGCCATCATGTCCATCGGCAACGCCGCCGGCCGCCTGGTGGCCGGGGTGGTCTCCGATAAGCTGGGGCGGGCCAACACCCTGACCTTCATGCTGGTCTTCCAGGGGGCGTTGATGTTCGCCGCGATCCCCATGCTCAGCGGCAAAGGCAACCCGGTCCTGGTCACCCTGCTGGTCACCTTCATGGTCTTCAACTACGGCACCAACCTGGCCCTGTTCCCCGCCTTCGCCAAGGACTACTGGGGGATGAAGAACTTCGGCATGAACTACGGCATGCTGTTCAGCGCCTGGGGCATCGGCGCCTTCGTCCTGGTCCGCGTTTCGGAGATGCTCAAGGTCAAGACCGGAGGGTTCACCACGTCCTTCGCCGCCGCCGGCGTGCTGCTGCTGGTCGGCGCCATGCTCTCGCTCTCCCTGCGTACCCGCAAGGCCGAGGCTCCCGCTACGGTGCCCGTGGCCCAGGAGCTGGAGGACGAGGAACTGGCCCTGCAGAAGGCCGACTGA
- a CDS encoding glycosyltransferase produces MRKTGIFIVLLVVLANLGIWAYANQPKEARDWRGEIRGFSFSPFGKDQDPFEKKYPSVADIDRDLTLLATKANRVRSYSSAEGQEHIPAVAQAHGLKVTAGAWLDRDLDKNRMEIEQLIVNTNSYHSVERAMVGNEVILRGDLSVAELGEYIAEVRAATKVPVGTAEPWHVWLKHPELAGLVDFIAIHILPYWEGVPADKAIAWTQDCYDQVARAFPGKPVIIGEVGWPSAGPRWEKSEPSVVNQARFVREFLNLAAEKNYDYFLMEAIDQPWKKALEGRAGAHWGMFDADRQPKYPLIGEVVEQPLWPWQFAVATLLALCPMVLFLRNWDNLKRRGQLFFAVLIQVAASMFAWTAFLPITTAMTPAGLTVWGVLLPAQAALLLVVLTNGLEMSEILWVQRWRRRFLPVEEKSGGPQPKVSIHLAIYNEPPELVFQTLDGLSRLDYPDFEVLVIDNNTAREEVWRPVEEYCARLGERFRFFHLPKWPGYKAGALNFGMSQTHPDAAIVGVIDSDYVVSPDWLSKLVPYFDRPEVGFVQAPQDNREWQGDLFKTMINWEYNGFFQIGMVHRNERNAIIQHGTMTLVRRTALNEVGNWGEWCICEDAELGLRLFEAGYESVYVNHDFGHGVVPTSFAGYKGQRFRWTYGAVQILRRHWRALLPWNKSGLTLGQKFHFATGWLPWFTDAMHLLFTFAGVFWTVGMLLLPHEFEIPLQVFLVPTLGLFVFKVMHALVLYRARVRCTFWQSVGAAIAGMGLTHTIARAIFNGLWTSSKPFLRTPKGEGRPAVFQGVAMAWEETQIMLLLWLTAVASLWFFGLDNVEGLLWAALLLVQSIPYASALLTSLASTLPRVHLVLPRFGSGLLRMLWNPRPRRTPMG; encoded by the coding sequence ATGAGAAAAACCGGAATATTTATCGTCCTGCTCGTGGTTCTGGCCAACCTGGGTATCTGGGCCTACGCCAACCAACCCAAGGAGGCGCGCGACTGGCGCGGGGAGATCCGCGGATTCTCCTTCAGCCCCTTCGGCAAGGACCAGGACCCCTTTGAAAAGAAATACCCGAGCGTTGCGGATATCGACCGCGACCTGACCCTGCTCGCCACCAAAGCGAACCGGGTGCGCTCCTACTCCTCGGCCGAAGGCCAGGAGCATATCCCCGCCGTCGCCCAGGCCCACGGCCTCAAGGTGACCGCCGGGGCCTGGCTCGACAGGGATCTGGACAAAAACCGGATGGAGATCGAGCAGCTGATCGTCAACACCAACAGCTATCACAGCGTCGAGCGGGCCATGGTGGGCAACGAGGTCATCCTGCGCGGGGATCTCAGCGTGGCCGAACTGGGCGAGTACATCGCCGAGGTCCGTGCGGCGACCAAGGTCCCGGTGGGGACCGCCGAGCCCTGGCACGTCTGGCTCAAGCACCCCGAGCTGGCCGGCCTGGTCGACTTCATCGCCATCCACATCCTCCCCTACTGGGAAGGGGTGCCCGCGGACAAGGCCATCGCCTGGACCCAGGACTGCTACGACCAGGTGGCGCGGGCCTTCCCCGGCAAGCCGGTGATCATCGGCGAGGTCGGCTGGCCGAGCGCCGGGCCGCGCTGGGAGAAGTCCGAACCCTCGGTGGTGAACCAGGCCCGTTTCGTGCGCGAATTCCTCAACCTGGCGGCGGAGAAGAATTACGACTACTTCCTCATGGAGGCCATCGACCAGCCCTGGAAAAAGGCCCTTGAAGGCCGGGCCGGGGCCCACTGGGGGATGTTCGACGCCGACCGCCAACCCAAGTACCCGCTGATCGGCGAGGTGGTCGAGCAGCCGTTGTGGCCCTGGCAGTTCGCCGTCGCCACCCTGCTTGCCCTGTGCCCGATGGTGCTGTTCCTGCGCAATTGGGACAACCTCAAGCGGCGCGGCCAGCTGTTTTTCGCCGTGCTGATCCAGGTGGCCGCTTCGATGTTCGCCTGGACCGCGTTTTTGCCCATCACCACCGCCATGACCCCCGCCGGGCTGACCGTCTGGGGCGTGCTGCTGCCGGCCCAGGCCGCCCTGCTGCTGGTGGTGTTGACCAACGGCCTGGAGATGTCCGAAATCCTCTGGGTGCAGCGCTGGCGGCGCCGTTTCCTCCCCGTCGAGGAAAAGTCCGGCGGACCCCAGCCCAAGGTGTCGATCCACCTGGCCATCTACAACGAGCCGCCCGAGTTGGTCTTCCAGACCCTCGACGGGCTTTCCCGCCTCGACTACCCCGACTTCGAGGTGCTGGTCATCGACAACAACACCGCCCGCGAAGAAGTCTGGCGGCCGGTGGAGGAATACTGCGCGCGGCTCGGCGAGCGCTTCCGCTTCTTCCACCTGCCCAAGTGGCCCGGCTACAAGGCCGGTGCCCTGAACTTCGGCATGAGCCAGACCCATCCCGATGCCGCCATCGTCGGCGTCATCGACAGCGACTACGTGGTCAGCCCCGACTGGCTGAGCAAGCTGGTCCCCTACTTCGATCGCCCCGAGGTCGGCTTCGTGCAGGCCCCGCAGGATAACCGCGAGTGGCAGGGCGATTTGTTCAAGACCATGATCAACTGGGAGTACAACGGCTTTTTCCAGATCGGCATGGTGCACCGCAACGAGCGCAACGCCATTATCCAGCACGGCACCATGACCCTGGTGCGCCGCACGGCCCTCAACGAGGTCGGCAACTGGGGCGAATGGTGCATCTGCGAGGACGCCGAGCTCGGCCTGCGCCTTTTCGAGGCCGGCTACGAGTCGGTCTACGTCAACCACGACTTCGGCCACGGCGTGGTTCCCACCAGCTTCGCCGGCTACAAGGGGCAGCGCTTCCGCTGGACCTACGGTGCGGTGCAGATCCTGCGCCGCCACTGGCGCGCGCTGCTGCCCTGGAACAAGTCGGGCCTGACCCTGGGGCAGAAGTTCCACTTCGCCACCGGCTGGCTCCCCTGGTTCACCGACGCCATGCACCTGCTGTTCACCTTCGCCGGGGTGTTCTGGACCGTGGGGATGCTGCTGCTGCCCCACGAGTTCGAAATCCCCCTGCAGGTCTTCCTGGTGCCGACCCTGGGGCTGTTCGTCTTCAAGGTCATGCACGCGCTGGTGCTCTACCGGGCCCGGGTGCGCTGCACCTTCTGGCAGAGCGTCGGGGCCGCCATCGCCGGCATGGGTCTGACCCACACCATCGCCCGGGCCATCTTCAACGGGCTGTGGACCTCGAGCAAACCCTTCCTGCGCACCCCCAAGGGCGAAGGGCGCCCCGCCGTGTTCCAGGGGGTGGCCATGGCCTGGGAGGAGACCCAGATCATGTTGCTGCTGTGGCTGACCGCGGTGGCCAGCCTCTGGTTCTTCGGCCTCGACAACGTCGAGGGGCTGCTCTGGGCAGCGCTGTTGCTGGTCCAGTCGATCCCCTACGCCTCGGCGCTGCTCACCTCGCTGGCCAGCACCCTGCCCCGGGTGCACCTGGTGCTGCCGCGCTTCGGCTCCGGGCTGCTGCGGATGCTGTGGAATCCCCGGCCGCGGCGCACCCCGATGGGGTAA
- a CDS encoding alpha/beta fold hydrolase gives MPHSQARQIALDEGRLLGWSEFGDPAGRPLLYCHGLPGSRLEAGLTDAAARRLGIRVIAADRPGYGLSDDWPGRTLGDWPADLLQLADALGLGRFALLGVSGGVPYAAAFAALFPERLSAVGLVAGVAPPLAVEGFAAMRLPARLAFLLARRSPALLRLLYGRLAGGSARRFPGTALALLTVAAPAADRRALRRPEVGGILHASIAEAFRHGPAGALRDLELLARPWAVPLAGIRLPVQLWHGEADATVPVAMGRWLAREIPGCRARFLPDEGHFSLPVNHMDEILGRLVAAA, from the coding sequence ATGCCGCATAGCCAGGCCCGGCAAATAGCGCTGGACGAGGGCCGCCTGCTCGGCTGGAGCGAGTTTGGCGACCCGGCCGGCCGGCCGCTGCTGTACTGCCACGGCCTGCCGGGTTCGCGCCTCGAGGCGGGGCTCACCGATGCGGCGGCGAGGCGCCTGGGAATCCGCGTCATCGCGGCGGATCGCCCGGGCTACGGGCTCTCGGACGATTGGCCCGGCCGCACGCTGGGCGACTGGCCCGCCGACCTGCTGCAGCTGGCCGATGCCCTGGGCCTGGGGCGCTTCGCCCTGCTCGGGGTCTCCGGCGGAGTGCCCTATGCCGCCGCCTTTGCGGCGCTTTTCCCCGAGCGGCTGAGCGCCGTCGGCCTGGTCGCCGGGGTCGCTCCGCCGCTGGCGGTGGAGGGGTTTGCCGCCATGCGCCTGCCTGCCAGGCTCGCCTTTTTGCTCGCCCGCCGCTCGCCCGCCCTGCTGCGTCTTCTCTACGGGCGGCTGGCCGGCGGCAGCGCGCGCCGCTTCCCCGGCACGGCCCTGGCCCTGCTGACCGTGGCGGCACCCGCCGCCGACCGCCGCGCCCTGCGTCGCCCGGAGGTGGGAGGGATCCTGCATGCCTCCATCGCCGAAGCCTTCCGCCACGGGCCGGCCGGCGCCCTTCGCGACCTCGAGCTGTTGGCCCGGCCCTGGGCTGTGCCCCTGGCGGGCATCCGCCTGCCGGTGCAGCTGTGGCACGGCGAGGCCGACGCCACCGTCCCGGTCGCCATGGGGCGCTGGCTCGCCCGGGAGATCCCCGGCTGCCGCGCACGCTTCCTGCCTGACGAGGGGCACTTTTCCCTACCGGTGAACCACATGGACGAGATCCTGGGGAGACTGGTAGCCGCGGCATAG
- a CDS encoding DUF302 domain-containing protein, with translation MEKVRPYGFGRTLEITFERAVERVTAALREQGFSIFTEIDVRSAFREKLDLDFRRYTILGTCIPQVALKALTLEPSLGLLLPCNVIVYEEDHNHTTVMALEPAATLGRDADPALQNLLGQVRDRFAAALGRV, from the coding sequence ATGGAAAAAGTTCGTCCCTACGGTTTTGGCAGGACTCTGGAAATCACCTTCGAAAGGGCCGTGGAGCGGGTGACTGCCGCTTTGCGGGAGCAGGGATTTTCGATCTTCACCGAGATCGACGTGCGCTCGGCCTTTCGCGAGAAACTCGATCTCGACTTCCGCCGCTACACCATCCTCGGCACCTGCATTCCGCAGGTCGCGCTCAAGGCCCTGACCCTCGAACCATCCCTGGGCCTGCTGCTCCCCTGCAACGTCATCGTCTACGAAGAGGACCACAATCACACCACGGTCATGGCCCTGGAACCAGCGGCCACCCTCGGCAGAGACGCCGACCCGGCCCTGCAGAACCTGCTCGGCCAGGTCCGCGATCGCTTCGCCGCAGCCCTTGGCAGGGTTTAG
- a CDS encoding glutaminyl-peptide cyclotransferase: MSRKFFLLLLLLLLSVPAAMAAAPVYGYRIVNSYPHDPGAFTQGLVYLEGVLYEGTGLQGSSSLRRVDLESGRVEQLQRLAGTLFGEGIAAWGDKLIQLTYRNRLLLVYDRASFRLLATHPYPREGWGITHDGQRLIVSDGTSVLRFLDPQTFAESGRVAIHDRGRPVERLNELEFVEGEIFANVWQTDRIARIDPQTGEVTGWIDLAGLLPPALRRGNTDVLNGIAYDAKGRRLFVTGKLWPALFEIELLPRP; encoded by the coding sequence ATGAGCCGAAAATTTTTTCTCCTTCTCCTCCTCCTGCTCCTGTCCGTCCCCGCCGCCATGGCCGCGGCGCCGGTCTACGGCTACCGCATCGTCAACAGCTACCCCCACGACCCCGGCGCCTTCACCCAGGGGCTGGTCTACCTCGAGGGCGTTCTCTACGAGGGGACCGGGCTGCAGGGCTCCTCGTCCCTGCGCCGGGTCGACCTGGAGTCCGGTCGGGTCGAGCAGCTCCAGCGCCTGGCCGGGACCCTGTTCGGCGAGGGGATCGCCGCCTGGGGGGACAAGCTGATCCAGCTCACCTACCGCAACCGCCTGCTGCTGGTATACGACCGCGCCTCCTTCCGGTTGCTCGCCACCCACCCCTACCCCCGCGAGGGGTGGGGGATCACCCACGACGGGCAGCGGCTGATCGTCAGCGACGGCACCAGCGTGCTGCGTTTTCTCGATCCGCAGACCTTTGCCGAAAGCGGCCGGGTCGCCATTCATGACCGGGGCAGACCTGTCGAGCGGCTCAACGAACTGGAGTTCGTCGAAGGCGAAATCTTCGCCAACGTCTGGCAGACCGACCGCATCGCGCGCATCGATCCGCAGACCGGGGAGGTGACCGGCTGGATCGACCTGGCCGGTCTGCTGCCCCCCGCCCTGCGCAGAGGGAACACGGACGTGCTCAACGGCATCGCCTACGATGCGAAGGGCAGGCGGCTGTTCGTGACCGGCAAGCTGTGGCCGGCCCTGTTCGAGATCGAACTGCTGCCCCGGCCCTGA